ATTGTAGATAGTTTGTCCACCAATCGCTTCGAGCCTGTTTATACTCTACAGGTAGATTGCAAGCAGGCTCTTAGAATTTTGCGTTAGGGCTTTGTCAAAATTTCCGCATCGCCTTCCGTTATCAAAACTGTGTGCTCGAAGTGCGCGCTTCGGCTCCCATCGCGAGTGCGATAGGTGAAGCCGTCGTCATCGAGCATAATTTTTTCGCTCCCCATATTCACCATGGGTTCGATAGCAATCACCATGCCGGGAACTAATTCCTCTCCCTTTCCTTTTTCTCCAAAATTCGGCACATACGGGTCTTCATGCACTTTGTGTCCAACTCCGTGGCCGGAAAGCTCACGAACAATTCCAAAACCATAGGGCAGAATCGCAGATTGCACGGCAAAACCGATGTCGCCCACATGATTGCCCCTCTTCGCGGCTTTTATACCTGCATCGAGCGACTTTTTTGTAACAGTGAGAAGTTTTTTACTCTCCTTGCCGATTTTCCCGACGGCAATAGTTACTGCCATATCCGTAATGAGTCCATTGTGCATGAGTCCCAGGTCCAAGCTCACGATGTCACCCTCTTTTAAAATTTTAGGTTTTTCGTTTGGTATTCCGTGGACAATTTCATCATTTATTGAGACGCAGAGACTCGCGGGGTAGGGACGCTTTGCACCGTAGGGCTTAAATTGTAAAAAAGCGGGAGTATCCCCGCCTTCTGCAATCAATGTGTTTGCCAAATCATTGAGCTCGTTTGTCGCAATTCCCGAAGTAACACGGTTCGCGATTTCATTCAAAATAAGTGCGTGTCTTTTCCCGCCTTCTCGGAGTATCTCGATATCTTTTTTTGTTTTGATGGAAACCATTTTTAGAATAGATGAGGTATGTTAGTTAGTAAGTAAGTTAGTAAGTTAGTAAGTTAGTAAGTTAGTAAGTTAGTAAGTTAGTAAGTTAGTATACTAGCGAATCGATTTTAATTTACTAACTCACTAATTTACTATTTATCTTTTGCACAACCTCCCTATGTACCTCCTCAATCGACTGCTTACCGTCAATGGAAAAGAAATTATACGCAACATTTGTCTTAAAAAAGTTCACTGACTCCATCACATTTTTATCAAACCACTGAAGTCGTGCGGTGATAGATTTTTTGTCGTCATCATTGCGTCCTCGCTCAAGAAGACGGTTTTGTGCCTCTTCATT
The sequence above is a segment of the Candidatus Taylorbacteria bacterium genome. Coding sequences within it:
- the map gene encoding type I methionyl aminopeptidase gives rise to the protein MVSIKTKKDIEILREGGKRHALILNEIANRVTSGIATNELNDLANTLIAEGGDTPAFLQFKPYGAKRPYPASLCVSINDEIVHGIPNEKPKILKEGDIVSLDLGLMHNGLITDMAVTIAVGKIGKESKKLLTVTKKSLDAGIKAAKRGNHVGDIGFAVQSAILPYGFGIVRELSGHGVGHKVHEDPYVPNFGEKGKGEELVPGMVIAIEPMVNMGSEKIMLDDDGFTYRTRDGSRSAHFEHTVLITEGDAEILTKP